One part of the Polycyclovorans algicola TG408 genome encodes these proteins:
- a CDS encoding ComEA family DNA-binding protein, with the protein MIKSLMLAIIGLGFTFAAWAAAVNVNNASAAELSENLSGVGETIAERIIEARESGGPFKDANDLRSRVNGIGPATIEKNQENLQF; encoded by the coding sequence ATGATCAAGTCATTAATGTTGGCAATCATCGGTTTGGGGTTCACCTTTGCGGCGTGGGCGGCCGCAGTCAACGTCAACAATGCATCGGCCGCCGAGCTGTCTGAGAACCTGTCTGGGGTCGGCGAAACCATCGCCGAGCGGATTATTGAGGCCCGAGAAAGCGGAGGCCCGTTCAAAGACGCCAACGACCTGCGGAGTCGCGTCAACGGCATCGGGCCTGCCACGATTGAAAAGAATCAGGAAAATTTGCAGTTCTAG